From Nocardia sp. NBC_00416:
AGGGTCCGGCACAATTCCGGTCCGGTTGTCGGTACCTTGAGCTTCATGGTCCGCCCCCCGTCCGCCCGGTCCGCCGTCCCCGGCGTCGGCCGGCTCGGATTGCTCGAGCCGTCGGCCGCCGACTCGCTGAGAACTCTCGGCTGGGACAACGTCGACAGCATCGCGGTGCTGTGGTCGCTGTCCCGGGCGCCGGACGCGGACCTGGCGCTGAGCACCCTGGTCAGGCTGTCCGAGGCGCTCGGAAACGAGTGGGCGGAGCTGGATTCGGCGATCCGCTCCGAGAAGACACTGCGCGGCCGGCTGTTCGCGCTGCTCGGATCGTCGACCGCGTTCGGCGATCACCTGGTGGCGGATCCGGGGTCCTGGATCCTGTTGCGCCGCACCGAACTACCCGACCACGACGAGCTGATCGCCGATCTGCTCGCGGTGGTCGCCGCCGAACCCGAGTCCGGTCCGCACGCCGGGCCGATGCTGTTCCGGGCCGGCGAATCCGGACCCGAAGTGGTGGCCCTGCTGCGCAAGCGCTACCGCGACCAGCTCATGCTGCTGGCCGCCGTGGACCTGGCCGCGACCGTCGAGGACGAGCCGGTCGTCCCGTACGAGGTGGTGGGCCGACAGCTCACCGCCCTGGCCGACGCCGCGCTCACCGCCGCGCTGGCGGTCGCGGTGGCCCGGGTGTGCCGCGACGAGCCGTGCCCGGTGCGGCTGGCGGTGATAGCCATGGGCAAGAGCGGGGCGTGCGAACTCAACTACGTCAGCGATGTGGACATCCTGTTCGTCGCCGAACCCGCCGACGCCGTCGCGACCCGGCTGGCCGCGGAACTGATGACCGTCGGATCCTCGGCGTTCTTCGATGTGGACGCCGCACTGCGGCCGGAGGGCAAGGCGGGAGCGCTGGTGCGCACCCTCGATTCCCATCTCGCCTACTACCAGCGCTGGGCGCGGACCTGGGAGTTCCAGGCCCTGCTCAAAGCGCGGGCGATGACCGGTGACATCGAGCTCGGAGAGCAGTACCGGGCCGCGACCGACGCCATGGTGTGGACCGCGTCCGAACGACCCGATTTCGTCCCCGATGTGCAGGCGATGCGCCGCCGGGTGGAGGACCTGGTCCCCGCCGACCTGCGCGAGCGGGAACTCAAACTCGGCAGCGGGAGCCTGCGCGATGTGGAGTTCGCGGTGCAACTTCTGCAACTCGTGCACGGACGCGTCGACCCCAAACTGCACGTCCAGGGCACTGTGGAGGCCCTGGCGGCGCTCGCCGCGCGCGGATACGTGGGCCGTGACGACGCCGCCAACCTCACCGCCTCCTACGAGTTCCTGCGCCTGCTCGAACACCGGCTGCAGTTGCAGCGGCTCAAACGCACCCACACGCTGCCCGCCGCCGACGACGAGGAAGGGATGCGCTGGCTGGCTCGCGCCGCGCATATCCGACCCGACGGCACCCGCGACGCCGCGGGCGTCCTACGCGGCGAACTGCGCCGGCACACCGGGCGGATCCGCCGGTTGCACACCAAACTCTTCTACCGCCCGCTGCTGGAATCGGTGGCCCGGCTGGACTCGGACGCCCTGCGGCTGAGCCCGGACGCCGCGGTCCGTCAGCTCGCCGCCCTCGGTTACGCCGACCCCGAGCACGCCCTCGGTCATCTGCGCGCACTCACCAGCGGTGTCTCCCGTAAAGGACGCATCCAGGCGGTGCTGCTGCCGACCCTGCTGGAGTGGCTGGGCGAAACCCCCGACCCCGACGCCGGGCTGCTGGCCTACCGGCGGGTATCCGAAGGCCTGGTGGACCAGGACTGGTATCTGCGGGTGCTGCGCGACGAGGGCGCGGTGGGACAGCGGCTCATGATGGTGCTGGGGTCCTCGGCGTATCTACCGGATCTGCTGATCAACGCGCCCGAGACCATCCGCATGTACGCCGACGGCCCGCACGGCCCGCTGCTGCTGCGCACCGGTCCCGTCGAGGTGGCGAACGGAATCCTCACCGCCGCCGACCGCTACACCGACCCGAAGCGCGCCGTCGCCACCGCGCGCTCGCTGCGCCGCCACGAGCTCGCCCGGGTGGCGTCGGCGGATCTGCTGGGCTTGCTGGACGTGCCCCAGGTCTGCGCCGCGTTGTCCGCGGTATGGGTGGCGGTGCTCGAGGCCTCGCTGCGCGCGGTCATCCGGGCCAGCGTCGCCGAACGCGGCGCGCCCGCACCGGCGGATTTCGCGGTGATCGGGATGGGCCGGCTCGGCGGGATGGAACTGGGTTACGGGTCCGACGCCGACGTGCTCTTCGTCTGCGACCCGCGTCCCGGCGAAGAGGAACACGTCGCCGTGAAATGGGCCAACGGCATCGCCGAACAGGTTCAGAAACTGCTCGGCGCCCCCAGCACCGATCCGCCGCTGCAGGTCGACGCCGGGCTGCGACCGGAGGGACGCAGCGGTCCGCTCGTGCGCACGCTGACCGCCTACGACGCCTACTACCGCCAATGGGCGCACTCGTGGGAGGTGCAGGCCCTGCTCCGCGCGCATCAGGTCGCCGGAGACCAGGACCTGGGTGTTCGTTTCCTGCATACGATCGACCGCGTGCGCTACCCGGCCGGCGGGGTCTCGGCCGACGCGGTGCGCGAGATCCGCCGGATCAAAGCCCGGATCGATTCCGAACGGCTACCCCGGGGCGCCGACCCCGCGACCCACACCAAGCTCGGGCGCGGCGGCCTGGCCGATATCGAATGGACGGTGCAGCTGCTGCAATTGCGGCACGCACACGAGATCCCGGCGCTGCACAACACCTCCACGCTGGAATCGCTGGATGTCATCGAGAAGGCGGGCCTCCTCGGCGCCGAGGACGCCGACCTGCTGCGGCAGTCCTGGATCACCGCGACGGCGGCCCGCAACGCACTGGTCCTGGTCCGCGGTAAGCCCTCCGATCAACTACCCGGTCCCGGACGCACCCTCTCGGCGGTGGCCAAGGTGGCCGGCTGGCCCAACGATGACGGCGGCGAATTCCTGGACAACTATCTGCGGATCACCCGGCGGGCGAAAGCCGTGGTGGAGCGGGTGTTCGGCAGTTAGCCGCCGGCTCCGGAGGTCAGGGCGCGGAACCGGGCGACCACCTCGTCGAGCGCATGCCGATCCTCTCGATCCGGCGCGATCCGGCCGCCCTCCGCGGTGACCGTCACCCTGGTGCCGACCTCGATCCGGAGATCGGCCCAGCACCACGGCAGAACCGGCAGGTTCACCGCATGCTCGTTGGCGGCGAGGGTGATCCGAGAAGTATGGCCCGCCGCGCAGGCTGCCAGCGCTTCGGCGATCTCGGCGGTGAGCGCTCCGGGCGACCGGAATTCCTCGATGTACACGGCAGTAATCTATGGCCCTGCCTGCGGCGGGTCGGGGCCAACCCCGGTTCTTCACTCCGCCGCTCAGTCGCTGCGCTCCTTGTGGCCGGTGTGGAGCCGGAGGTGCTAACGGTGGGACGGTCGATTCCTATACCGGAGAGCGAAGGGGTCGCTCGTGTTCATCGCTGTACGCCGTTGCCCGCCTTGTGATTCGATTATCGACGGGTCGGGCGGGGCGATAGCGCGGTCCGGGCGGTACCGGGGTCCGGTAGGGAAACGGGGAGGCAGTAATGACCACGACACGGTGGGTGCGGTGGGGCGTCGCGGCGGCCGCGGCGATGCTGACGTTTTCGGCGCTGTCGGCGTGTGCGGAGGCCGGTTCCGCGCAGAACGCGACGAGCTCGGACAATCCGTGGCAGATCGCGGGCGCGACGACCAGTACCGGCCCCAGCGGCCCGCGGGAGGGGGTGCCCGACAGCGACCGGCAGGCCGAGAACGGGGACGGCGGCGACATGGACCGCCTCGCGCTCAACGCGGTCGCCGATATCGAGGCCTTCTGGTCGGAGAACTATTCGGCGAACTTCCCGGGCGAATTCCGCCCGGTAGCGAAACTCATCTCCTGGGACGCCGACGCCGCGGAGCGCGACTCGGTCGAGTTCTGCACGGTCAGCACCCACGAACTGGTGAACGCCGCCTACTGCGGCGAGGACGAGACCATCGGCTGGGATCGCGGAGTGCTGCTGCCGGAGCTGGTGGATCGGTTCGGTGAGATGGCGGTGGTGATGGTGCTCGCGCACGAGTACGGGCACGCGCTGCAGATACCCGCCGGGATCGCGACCGAGGATTCACCGGGCCTGGTCACCGAACAGCAGGCCGACTGCCTGGCCGGAGTGTTCCTCCGGCATGTCGCCGAGGGCGACTCACCCCATTTCGACCTCAACACCAGCGCAGGTCTCAACGGTGTCCTCGGCGCCACCGTCGCGGTGCGCGACCGCGACCCCGACGATCCGGAGAATGTGCACGGCAGCGCTTTCGAACGGGTCACCGCTGTGCAGATGGGGTACACGGACGGCGCCGGAAGCTGCGCCGAGATCGACGAACAAGAGATCGAGCAGCGCCGCGCCGGCCTCCCGGTGACCTTCGATACGGGGGAGGAGTACATGCAGCTCGAGGTCACCGAGGACGCGCTGGGCGAGATGGCGGCCGCGCTGGCCGATATCCTGCCGGTCGCCGATTCCCCCGACTACGACTACGACGGTGTGCCCAGCAGCTGCTCGGACGCCACACCGACCGAACCGGTCGCATACTGCCCGGCCACCGAGGTGATCGGGACAGATGTCGACGCGCTGGCCGAGCGGGCCGGTGGAACGGGGGACGAGGACGAACCGCTGTCGGCGGTCGTCACCGGTGACTACAACGCGTTCGTCGTCTTCGTCTCCCGCTACACGCTCGCCTATCAGAACGCGCAGAAGCTGACCCTGACCGGCGCCGACAGCGCCGGACTGCGCACGGCCTGCCTGTCGGGGGTGGTGACCACCGCGCTGAGCAGGGTCGACAGCAACCCGCGGCTGTCCGCAGGCGATCTGGACGAGGCGGTATCGGGCCTGCTGGCCGACGGGCTGGCCGCCGCCGATGTCGACGGTGAGGTCGTCCCCGAAGGCTATCTGCGGTTGGAGGCCTTCCGCCTGGGCGTACTCGAAGGCGAATCCGCCTGCCTGAACGAGTACGAGTAGGACGCACCCGTGGAACCGGTGCGCACACCGGTTCCACGGGTGCAGTGGCCTCCGGAACTACTCCGCCGGAACCCGCGCGTCCAGCCAGGCGACGACATCGGCGAGTACCCGATCGCGTTCGGGTTCGTTGAAGATCTCGTGGTAGAGCCCGTCGTAGCGGCGGACCGTGAGATCGGTGGTGCCCGCGTGCTGTTCGATGCGATCGGTACTCGCCGGGGCGGCGATGACGTCGGCGGTGCCGTGCAGCGCCAGCGTCGGCACCCGTAGCCGCGGCAGCCGATCGAGGACCGTCGCGGCGGCCGTGAGGATTTCGGTCGCCGTGCGGGCGGGCAGCTTGCCCCGGAACACCAGCGGGTCGTCGTCGTAGGCCGTGACGACCGCCGGGTCCCGGCTGATCTGCGACGAATCGAGTTTCAGCACACCGAGGTTCGGCGCCAGCCGGGTGAGTACCGGCGCCAGCAGTCGCTGCGCCGGATTACCGGCGTCGATGATCAGCGGCGGCGCCGACACCACCACTCCGGCCACCTCCAGCGGCGCCCTGGTGGCCAGGTACAAGGTGATCAACGCGCCCATGGAATGGCCGACCACGAACGCGGGCGCACCGGGGTGTTCCTCGCGTGCCAGGTCCAGCAGTGCCGCCACATTGTCCGCGGCATTGTCGACCGACCCGATATTGGCCCGCGTCCCGGCATCCGCCGACTCCCCGTGCCCCACATGATCGAGCGCGTGGACCGCGAAACCGGCCGCGGCGAAAGTCCGCGCGACGTAGTCGTAGCGGCCCGAATGTTCGGCTACGCCGTGTACGAGGACGATGACCCCGCGGACCGCGACATCGGGTATCCAGGACCGTGTGCTGATCCGGTTCCCGGCGTGTTCGAATTCCCCGCGGCGCTTCTGCACGCCCTGATCACGCATCACTGCACTCCCCTCGAAGCCGGTACACGCTGTCCGCGAAGGCCGGAACGGAGGTGGAGGTATCGCATCATCAGCACTCCCTCCAAGCCGGTACATGCTGTCCGCGAAGGCCGGAACGGAGGTGGAGGTATCGCATCACTGGGTCCTCCCTCGAAGCCGGTGCATACGTGGTTCGCGGCGGAGGCGGAGATATTGCATCAGCGCGGCTCCTGACGCCCTCGGGCCCGGTCCGGCTCGGCGAGCGCGGTGACCAGGCGCCGGTTGAAGTCGATCAGCCGAGCGTAGTTCACCCGGGACAGCCGTTCGTCGTTTCCGTGGATCCGTTCCAGATCGGCGGCGGTGAGCTGGACCGGGGCGAAATTACAGCGGGTATCGGCCAGATCGTCGTAGTGCCGCGAATCGGTGGCGCCCGGCACCAGGCCGGTGGTCACCGCGACGCCGGGCGCCACCTCCGCGGTGATCCCGGCGACCAGGTCGAAGGCCGGTCCGGGCGCGGCTGCCGGGGTCGGTTCGGAGGACATCCCCACCAGTTCGATCGTCACGCCCTCATCGCGTACGGCCCGGCGGCAGTGGGCGAGGACGGAATCGACCGAATCCCCGGGCAGGATGCGGAAGTTGATCAGCGCTTCGGCCTGCTGCGGCAGCACATTCGCCTTCACCCCGCCGCGGATCACGGTCGGCGCGGTGGTGGTGCGCACCATTGCCTCGGTCTGCGGGGTCGCGGCCATGATCCGGGCGATCACCGGCGCGGCCGCGCCCGCGAAGCCGAGCAGTCGGCGTTTGACCGTGGGCAGATGCGGCCGGAGGCGGGCCAGCATATCGGTGACCACCGGTGTCACCCGCAGGGGCATCGGATCGTCCTGGATCCGGCTCACCGCGCGCGCGAGCCGTCCGACCGCGGTCTGCCGTCCCGGCATGGACGAATGCCCGCCAGTCTCCGATACCGACAACCGGACCGTCGCGTACCCCTTCTCACCGAGCATGATCGTCGCCACCGGTACGCGCACATCGTTCACGATCCCGTCGGTGATCACCCCGCCCTCGTCCAGCAGGAGATCGGCCCGCACACCCCGCTCGCGCAACCGGGCCGCCATCCGCGCCGCGCCGGTGTTCCCGAACACCTCCTCGTCATGACCGAACGCGAGATAGATGGTGTGGCGCGGACGGACCCCGGCGGCGAGCGCGGACTCGACGGCCTCCAGGATCGCCAGCACCCGGCTCTTGTCGTCGATCGCGCCGCGCCCCCAGATGAACTCCTGGTCCACCACCCCGTCGAACGGGGGATGGGTCCAGCGTTGCGGGTCGCTCGCGGGCACCACGTCCTGGTGCGCGAGCAGGATCGCCGCGGTGCGTGCCGGATCGGCGCCGGGCCAGGTGTAGAGACGGCTGTGACCGAACTTCTCCATGTCGAGTTCGGCGTGCACCCGTGGGAACGACCGCTCGAGATGCGCGGCCAAGCGGACGAACTCCGCGTCGGTGTCCGGAGCCTCGGACGTCTCGTCCGTTTCTTCCCGGGACACGGTGACGCAACGCAGCGCGGTCGCGAGTCGTTCCGCGGTGGCGTCGTCGACCGGGACACCGGATGACGGGCGGGCCTCGATGTTGGTGGACATACGTGCATTCTGCTCGGCCCGGCGATCCCGTGGGTCCGGTTGCCGGCCCCGCCGTGACCACCGCCGCCGGAAGGCTGCGACCGGCCGCGGCGGAGTCGCCGCGCACCCGGGCGTGCCGCCGGGCCCGTCCCGTGGTCGAAGCGCCGATGGCCGGGCATTATTCTGGGAGCCATGGCAGCAGGCAAGCCCGACAAAGAGGCCAAGGCCGCGGCGAAAGCGGCGCGCAAACAGCAGTCGAAGGAACGTCGTCAGCAGATCTGGCAGGCGTTCCAGATGCAGCGCAAAGAGGACAAACTGCTGCTGCCGCTGATGATCGGCGCGGTGGTCCTCAGCACGCTGGTGCTGTTCGGGATCGGGTTCCTCTTCGGCGTGCAGTGGTTCCTGCTGCCGCTGGGCGTGCTGCTGGGCGCGTTGCTGGCGTTCATCATCTTCGGCCGCCGCGTGCAGAAATCCGTGTATGGCAAGGCGGAGGGCCAGGCCGGTGCGGCCGCCTGGGTGCTGGACAACCTGCAGGGCAAATGGCGGGTCAGCAACGGGATCGCCGCCACCACCCAGCTCGACGCGGTCCATCGTGTGATCGGCCTGCCCGGGGTGATCTTCGTGGGCGAGGGCTCCCCACAGCGGGTGCGGTCACTGCTCGCGCAGGAGAAGAAGCGCACCGCCCGGATCATCGGCGACACCCCTATCTACGACGTGGTGATCGGTAACGAGGAGGGCCAGGTCCCGCTCAAGGAGCTCCAGCGGTACCTCACCAAACTCCCGCGCAATATCGACGCCAAACGGATGGATCTGATCGAGGGCCGGCTCAGCGCGCTGAGCTCGCGCGGCGGTCCCGCGATGCCCAAGGGGCCGACACCGGGGAACGCGAAGATGCGCGGTATGCAGCGCACTATCCGCCGCCGCTGAGCGGAACCGGACCCGCGAGCGGGTCCGCACCCGCACGTCGCGCGGTCAGCGCGAGCGCACCACCGCGGTCCCCGTGGCCCGGTCGTGCATACCGCGGCCGTCCTCGTCGGTGAACAGGGCGGGGATCACGAACACCAGCAGTACCTGCCGGCCCAGCGCCCGCAGGAATCCGACCGGCGCTTCGGCGTCCACCCGGATCACCCGGATGCGCAGGAAGTACTGCCCGGGGGTGAACCCGAACAGCGTCACCGCGGCCAGCCCGATCACGAACCACAGGAGCAGGTTCACCGTCGACGCCGGCACCCCCTGTGCGATCAGCGCGGAGATCCCGACCGCGATCAGCCAGTCGACCAGCATCGCGACCACGCGGCGGAACATCCCCGGCAGCGATCCGACGCCGTCGCGCGGCAATCCCAACCGGGCACCGGCGTAATCGTCGCTGCCCGCGGAGCCGGGGGCGACGGGAGGTCCGGAGAGCCAGGAGCCGGTGATACGTGCCATGCTCCCAGGATAAGCGGTACCCGCACGCGCGCCGCGGCCGTGGCGGGCTGGACCGGGGTCGGCCGAACCCGCTGTTCGTGGCGTGGCCGAAGACACCCCGCCGACACGACGTGTAACACTGGCGAAACACACTCTTGACTGGCGGGAAACACCCTGTCCATAGCGTCGGGGCGCGACGCCCTGCACTCGATACTGGCTGGGAATCTATCCGTAAGGAGAACTAAGTGACGTTCAGCACGGCCGACGAGGTCATCAAGTACATCGCGGATCAGGATGTCGAGTACGTCGACATCCGGTTCAGCGATCTGCCCGGTGTGCAGCAGCACTTCTCCATCCCGGCGAAGGCCTTCACCACCGACCTCGCCGAGGAAGGCCTCGCGTTCGACGGTTCTTCGGTGCGGGGTTTCCAGTCCATCGACGAATCCGACATGCTGCTGCTGCCCGACTTCAGCACCGCGCAGCTGGACCCGTTCCGTGCGGCGAAGACGCTCAACATGAACTTCTTCGTGCACGACCCGTTCACCCGTGAGTCCTACTCGCGCGATCCGCGCAATATCGCGCGCAAGGCCGAGGAGTACCTGCGCTCCACCGGTATCGCCGACACCGCGTTCTTCGGCGCCGAGGCCGAGTTCTACATCTTCGACTCGGTCCGCTACGACTCCGGTATCAACGGCGCCTTCTACGAGGTCGAGTCGATCTCGGGCTCCTGGAACACCGGTGCCGAGTTCAACCCGGACGGCAGCCCGAACCGCGGCTACAAGGTCCGTAACAAGGGCGGGTACTTCCCGGTCGCCCCCTACGACCACTACGTCGACCTGCGCGACAAGATCTCCACCAACCTGCAGAACGCCGGTTTCGAGCTCGAGCGCGGCCACCACGAGGTCGGCACCGCCGGTCAGGCCGAGATCAACTACAAGTTCAACACCCTGCTGAGCGCTGCCGACGATCTGCAGCTGTTCAAGTACATCGTGAAGAACACCGCCTGGGCCGAGGGCAAGACCGTCACCTTCATGCCGAAGCCGCTCTTCGGTGACAACGGCTCCGGTATGCACGCGCACCAGTCGCTGTGGAAGGACGGCAAGCCGCTGTTCCACGACGAGGCCGGCTACGGCGGCCTGTCGGACCTGGCCCGGCACTACATCGGCGGCATCCTGCACCACGCCCCGTCGCTGCTGGCGTTCACCAACCCGACGGTGAACTCCTACCACCGCCTGGTCCCCGGCTACGAGGCCCCGATCAACCTGGTGTACTCGCAGCGCAACCGCTCCGCCGCGGTCCGCATCCCGGTCACCGGCAACAACCCGAAGGCCAAGCGCATCGAATTCCGCGCGCCGGACTCCTCGGGCAACCCGTACCTGGCCTTCGCCGCCATGCTGATGGCAGGCCTGGACGGCATCAAGAAGAAGATCGAGCCGCTGGCTCCGGTCGACAAGGACCTCTACGAGCTCCCGCCGGAGGAGGCCAAGAACATCCCGCAGGCCCCCACCAGCCTGGCGTCGGTGATCGACCGCCTCGAGGCCGACCACGACTACCTCACCGAAGGCAATGTCTTCACCGAGGACCTGATCGAAACCTGGATCAGCATCAAGCGTGAGCAGGAGATCGCCCCGGTGAACCTGCGGCCGCACCCGTACGAGTTCGAGCTCTACTTCGACGTGTAAGCCGCTATAGCGGTCTGACCTGCGACGGAGCATCTACGAACCACCTTCCGTCCGCAATACGTCCGCAACAGCTGTAGACGAGTCCACCCGCTCAGTGATCACAGACGCGATCACTCGGCGGGTGGACTCGTGGCTCGACTACTCCTCCGTGGAGAACCGCCGACTCCTCCCGGAAAGTGATGCCCGACACATGGGTCCGGCGGCCGATGAGATCCCGGCCGGTCTCGCGTCTTCTTTTCAGAGTTCGCGTCGAGCAAGGAGATCGAAGATGTCGACCACACCGAAGGGCCCCGCGTCCTACTTTCCGTCCATCGAGGCGAAGTACGGGCGGAGTATCGACGAATGGAAGGCCGTCCTGCGCGACTCCGGATCGTCCGCGCACAAGGAACTCGTCGAATTGCTGAAGACCCACGGTTTCGGGCACGGGCATGCGAACGCACTCGTCCAGCACCACCTGCACCCCGAGAAATGGGCGGCTGCCTGAACGAATTCATCCGGGACATCGGCGGGCGGGCCGACGCGCACGAGGGGTGCTGCGGGTCTATCCGCTTCTGCTGTGGGCAGCTCGCACGGAGTCCGGGATTCGACGGGTGTTCCGGTTACGCCTCGACCGAGCGCTCCGCGGAGGGTGCTTTGACGATGCCGAATATCTGCCCGGCGCCGATCGCGTAGTTCTGGCGCTGCACTTTATCGCTGGAATTGCCCTCGATGGTGTGGATCCGGCCGTCCCGGACGGACTCCACGATCCCGATGTGGTCGGGATTGCCGTCGCCTTTCCAGTCGAAGACGATCAGATCGCCCGGCTGGGCCTGGCCGGCCGTCGCGTCCAGATTCATGGTCAGCGCGTCGTTCCAGACCGCGGGGACGTAGTCGTAGTCGGTCCAGTTGACCTTGTAGCCGGCTTCGTCCCACAACCAACTGGTGAACGCGGCGCACCAGGCGCTGTCGTTGTCATAGGGCTTGCTGTCGAATGCCTCGTCGAATTCGCTCACCCCGATCTGGCTACGCGCGCGGTCGAGCGCATCGCCCACCGGGTCGTCGTGGTCGCTGTCCTCGTACCCGGCGTCGCTAGCGGTCTGCCG
This genomic window contains:
- a CDS encoding bifunctional [glutamine synthetase] adenylyltransferase/[glutamine synthetase]-adenylyl-L-tyrosine phosphorylase; the protein is MVRPPSARSAVPGVGRLGLLEPSAADSLRTLGWDNVDSIAVLWSLSRAPDADLALSTLVRLSEALGNEWAELDSAIRSEKTLRGRLFALLGSSTAFGDHLVADPGSWILLRRTELPDHDELIADLLAVVAAEPESGPHAGPMLFRAGESGPEVVALLRKRYRDQLMLLAAVDLAATVEDEPVVPYEVVGRQLTALADAALTAALAVAVARVCRDEPCPVRLAVIAMGKSGACELNYVSDVDILFVAEPADAVATRLAAELMTVGSSAFFDVDAALRPEGKAGALVRTLDSHLAYYQRWARTWEFQALLKARAMTGDIELGEQYRAATDAMVWTASERPDFVPDVQAMRRRVEDLVPADLRERELKLGSGSLRDVEFAVQLLQLVHGRVDPKLHVQGTVEALAALAARGYVGRDDAANLTASYEFLRLLEHRLQLQRLKRTHTLPAADDEEGMRWLARAAHIRPDGTRDAAGVLRGELRRHTGRIRRLHTKLFYRPLLESVARLDSDALRLSPDAAVRQLAALGYADPEHALGHLRALTSGVSRKGRIQAVLLPTLLEWLGETPDPDAGLLAYRRVSEGLVDQDWYLRVLRDEGAVGQRLMMVLGSSAYLPDLLINAPETIRMYADGPHGPLLLRTGPVEVANGILTAADRYTDPKRAVATARSLRRHELARVASADLLGLLDVPQVCAALSAVWVAVLEASLRAVIRASVAERGAPAPADFAVIGMGRLGGMELGYGSDADVLFVCDPRPGEEEHVAVKWANGIAEQVQKLLGAPSTDPPLQVDAGLRPEGRSGPLVRTLTAYDAYYRQWAHSWEVQALLRAHQVAGDQDLGVRFLHTIDRVRYPAGGVSADAVREIRRIKARIDSERLPRGADPATHTKLGRGGLADIEWTVQLLQLRHAHEIPALHNTSTLESLDVIEKAGLLGAEDADLLRQSWITATAARNALVLVRGKPSDQLPGPGRTLSAVAKVAGWPNDDGGEFLDNYLRITRRAKAVVERVFGS
- a CDS encoding metallopeptidase is translated as MTTTRWVRWGVAAAAAMLTFSALSACAEAGSAQNATSSDNPWQIAGATTSTGPSGPREGVPDSDRQAENGDGGDMDRLALNAVADIEAFWSENYSANFPGEFRPVAKLISWDADAAERDSVEFCTVSTHELVNAAYCGEDETIGWDRGVLLPELVDRFGEMAVVMVLAHEYGHALQIPAGIATEDSPGLVTEQQADCLAGVFLRHVAEGDSPHFDLNTSAGLNGVLGATVAVRDRDPDDPENVHGSAFERVTAVQMGYTDGAGSCAEIDEQEIEQRRAGLPVTFDTGEEYMQLEVTEDALGEMAAALADILPVADSPDYDYDGVPSSCSDATPTEPVAYCPATEVIGTDVDALAERAGGTGDEDEPLSAVVTGDYNAFVVFVSRYTLAYQNAQKLTLTGADSAGLRTACLSGVVTTALSRVDSNPRLSAGDLDEAVSGLLADGLAAADVDGEVVPEGYLRLEAFRLGVLEGESACLNEYE
- a CDS encoding alpha/beta hydrolase, producing MRDQGVQKRRGEFEHAGNRISTRSWIPDVAVRGVIVLVHGVAEHSGRYDYVARTFAAAGFAVHALDHVGHGESADAGTRANIGSVDNAADNVAALLDLAREEHPGAPAFVVGHSMGALITLYLATRAPLEVAGVVVSAPPLIIDAGNPAQRLLAPVLTRLAPNLGVLKLDSSQISRDPAVVTAYDDDPLVFRGKLPARTATEILTAAATVLDRLPRLRVPTLALHGTADVIAAPASTDRIEQHAGTTDLTVRRYDGLYHEIFNEPERDRVLADVVAWLDARVPAE
- a CDS encoding M20/M25/M40 family metallo-hydrolase — its product is MSTNIEARPSSGVPVDDATAERLATALRCVTVSREETDETSEAPDTDAEFVRLAAHLERSFPRVHAELDMEKFGHSRLYTWPGADPARTAAILLAHQDVVPASDPQRWTHPPFDGVVDQEFIWGRGAIDDKSRVLAILEAVESALAAGVRPRHTIYLAFGHDEEVFGNTGAARMAARLRERGVRADLLLDEGGVITDGIVNDVRVPVATIMLGEKGYATVRLSVSETGGHSSMPGRQTAVGRLARAVSRIQDDPMPLRVTPVVTDMLARLRPHLPTVKRRLLGFAGAAAPVIARIMAATPQTEAMVRTTTAPTVIRGGVKANVLPQQAEALINFRILPGDSVDSVLAHCRRAVRDEGVTIELVGMSSEPTPAAAPGPAFDLVAGITAEVAPGVAVTTGLVPGATDSRHYDDLADTRCNFAPVQLTAADLERIHGNDERLSRVNYARLIDFNRRLVTALAEPDRARGRQEPR
- a CDS encoding DUF4191 domain-containing protein, which codes for MAAGKPDKEAKAAAKAARKQQSKERRQQIWQAFQMQRKEDKLLLPLMIGAVVLSTLVLFGIGFLFGVQWFLLPLGVLLGALLAFIIFGRRVQKSVYGKAEGQAGAAAWVLDNLQGKWRVSNGIAATTQLDAVHRVIGLPGVIFVGEGSPQRVRSLLAQEKKRTARIIGDTPIYDVVIGNEEGQVPLKELQRYLTKLPRNIDAKRMDLIEGRLSALSSRGGPAMPKGPTPGNAKMRGMQRTIRRR
- a CDS encoding RDD family protein, encoding MARITGSWLSGPPVAPGSAGSDDYAGARLGLPRDGVGSLPGMFRRVVAMLVDWLIAVGISALIAQGVPASTVNLLLWFVIGLAAVTLFGFTPGQYFLRIRVIRVDAEAPVGFLRALGRQVLLVFVIPALFTDEDGRGMHDRATGTAVVRSR
- the glnA gene encoding type I glutamate--ammonia ligase, translated to MTFSTADEVIKYIADQDVEYVDIRFSDLPGVQQHFSIPAKAFTTDLAEEGLAFDGSSVRGFQSIDESDMLLLPDFSTAQLDPFRAAKTLNMNFFVHDPFTRESYSRDPRNIARKAEEYLRSTGIADTAFFGAEAEFYIFDSVRYDSGINGAFYEVESISGSWNTGAEFNPDGSPNRGYKVRNKGGYFPVAPYDHYVDLRDKISTNLQNAGFELERGHHEVGTAGQAEINYKFNTLLSAADDLQLFKYIVKNTAWAEGKTVTFMPKPLFGDNGSGMHAHQSLWKDGKPLFHDEAGYGGLSDLARHYIGGILHHAPSLLAFTNPTVNSYHRLVPGYEAPINLVYSQRNRSAAVRIPVTGNNPKAKRIEFRAPDSSGNPYLAFAAMLMAGLDGIKKKIEPLAPVDKDLYELPPEEAKNIPQAPTSLASVIDRLEADHDYLTEGNVFTEDLIETWISIKREQEIAPVNLRPHPYEFELYFDV
- a CDS encoding DUF4287 domain-containing protein encodes the protein MSTTPKGPASYFPSIEAKYGRSIDEWKAVLRDSGSSAHKELVELLKTHGFGHGHANALVQHHLHPEKWAAA